Proteins from one Acidimicrobiales bacterium genomic window:
- a CDS encoding precorrin-8X methylmutase: protein MTDIHPIEVESYRILADRVDLSGWPDGDRDVVARVIHSTADLEFAGTMRIGSHAVDAAVTALRAGAPVVCDAHMLRVGLTRLPGATCLLDEVPTAPPGSTRSAAAIRLAAERHPDGALWVVGNAPTALEEILRLQASGDLRPAAVVGLPVGFVGAAESKAALWDSPLQPVAITNRGEKGGTPAAAGAVNALVRRAAARP from the coding sequence ATGACCGACATCCATCCGATCGAGGTCGAGAGCTACCGCATCCTCGCCGACCGCGTCGACCTGTCGGGCTGGCCGGACGGCGACCGTGACGTGGTGGCCCGGGTGATCCACAGCACCGCCGATCTCGAGTTCGCCGGCACGATGCGGATCGGCAGCCACGCGGTCGACGCCGCCGTCACCGCCCTGCGAGCCGGGGCACCGGTCGTCTGCGACGCCCACATGCTGCGGGTCGGCCTCACCCGCCTCCCCGGAGCGACGTGCCTCCTCGACGAGGTCCCGACGGCCCCACCCGGCTCGACCCGCTCGGCCGCCGCGATCCGCCTGGCCGCCGAGCGCCACCCCGACGGGGCGCTCTGGGTCGTCGGCAACGCCCCCACCGCCCTGGAGGAGATCCTCCGCCTGCAGGCCAGTGGCGACCTCCGACCAGCCGCCGTCGTGGGCCTGCCCGTGGGGTTCGTGGGAGCAGCCGAGTCGAAGGCGGCGCTCTGGGACAGCCCGCTGCAGCCCGTCGCCATCACCAACCGGGGCGAGAAGGGAGGGACGCCCGCCGCGGCCGGTGCGGTCAACGCACTCGTGCGCCGGGCCGCCGCTCGCCCGTAA
- a CDS encoding 4Fe-4S binding protein, which yields MTVAVAPTCTACGLCLATCPPHALLRAPLRPRVVDDRCTDCWLCIEVCPVDAIAAVAPAREVGR from the coding sequence ATGACCGTCGCCGTCGCTCCGACCTGCACCGCCTGCGGGCTGTGCCTCGCCACGTGCCCCCCGCACGCCCTGCTCCGGGCCCCGCTCCGCCCCCGGGTGGTCGACGACCGCTGCACCGACTGCTGGCTGTGCATCGAGGTCTGCCCGGTCGACGCGATCGCGGCCGTCGCTCCGGCCCGGGAGGTCGGGCGATGA